The Arachis ipaensis cultivar K30076 chromosome B03, Araip1.1, whole genome shotgun sequence region NNNNNNNNNNNNNNNNNNNNNNNNNNNNNNNNNNNNNNNNNNNNNNNNNNNNNNNNNNNNNNNNNNNNNNNNNNNNNNNNNNNNNNNNNNNNNNNNNNNNNNNNNNNNNNNNNNNNNNNNNNNNNNNNNNNNNNNNNNNNNNNNNNNNNNNNNNNNNNNNNNNNNNNNNNNNNNNNNNNNNNNNNNNNNNNNNNNNNNNNNNNNNNNNNNNNNNNNNNNNNNNNNNNNNNNNNNNNNNNNNNNNNNNNNNNNNNNNNNNNNNNNNNNNNNNNNNNNNNNNNNNNNNNNNNNNNNNNNNNNNNNNNNNNNNNNNNNNNNNNNNNNNNNNNNNNNNNNNNNNNNNNNNNNNNNNNNNNNNNNNNNNNNNNNCATAAATATATTgatagttaattttaatataagaATAACATTTTTATTTCACGAATGTTAACTAAGGCTGCAAATTCAATTTCTTTAGCCTTTAATTAATTTCTTGAAAGAACAAATTGAGTTAAGGAAACATAATTAACACAATAAGTAATTAATTTAATGTGATAATTATGAGTTTTAATTATTTGAAGCACAAAAACTAGTCCAAATGAGAATTTGGAGAGTAGAAAAGTTCCAACTTCGGTGGCCGTTGGCGTCGCGCATGGCCTTCTTCAAGCCGGACATCGCTATTTGGATGTCAGGTATATTCgatttattaaatatataattattcatgtatttatttttattattttatttttaaatttttgtaaaaaatttattttatttgtaggaCCATTGAAGAGTTCAGTGCAGGTCACACTCCAGGTGCCATTAACATCCCTTACCTTCACAAAATTGGAGAAGGTTAATTCTACTCCTTATTAATTCGTAATGATATATCTacattaaaaattagttattaattagtaANNNNNNNNNNNNNNNNNNNNNNNNNNNNNNNNNNNNNNNNNNNNNNNNNNNNNNNNNNNNTAATAAGCTTATactaaattctaataaaaaaaaaaacaaaagcaaccaatttgaatttgaattgatcAAATAATCAATTCAATCGTTCATTTAAATAAGTAgtaaaaatttgatttaaattttactttGTATACGTAACAACTCATTAACTCGACAGATCTTATGTATGGAATTAAAGGATACTAGgaacaattaaaagaaaacaaaagcatTAAATTTGAGGAATTTAAAGTGAGGAATTTCCTCTGAAATTTAACTTGTAATTTAAATCTCTCTAATTAATGAGTTTAATGATCAATTAATATGCAGATATGACAAAAAACGCTGATTTCATTGAACAAGTCTCATCCCAATTCAGCAAACATGACAAAATCGTTGTTGTGAGTGCATCATTAGCCTTAATTACCAATCTTATAAGAATAGAGTATCCCATTTAACTTATTGCTTTATTATatctcaaattttattttttaatttcttaattttgtaTGATAAAAATGAGATTTTAATTTTTGCCTTTTTGGTCAGCATTGATGACACATGAATACAATTATAATTTCATTTTGAACAATTTTTttagggtaaaatatattttttgttcctgaagtttgataaaagttttaaaaatatccctaaattttattttgtttcaattttgtcccaaaaattttcgatttgcattaaatatactcctgacggctaatttttcaaaaaatttaagaccaattcaacaacaatttcataagaaccctcaacacaaacaaatcaaacataattttcatgcattattattaaattggtcttaaattttttgaaaatttagccgtcgaaagtatatttgatgcaaatcgaaaattttttgaacaaaattgaaataaaataaaacttagagataCTTTTAAAACCTTTGCCAAatttcaagaataaaaaatatattttacccattTTTTTAATGTCAGCTTGTCATAAAGTTATAGTCTCTAACTTATATTATAAAATTgaactaaattaaattaatttgctTTGGAGTACTATTTTTGTAGCATTAATGTTTTTACTTTATaacgtttttatttttatttttgaattaaaaataatactttaGAAAAATTCTAAATATGACACATTAGCATAATTACTTCTAAAATAGATAATAGCCCGCTACAACCTACAAAAAGCAAAAAAACTTAATTTAAATCCCTAATTATATATCTCAATACTATACNNNNNNNNNNTTAGAGTAATAATACTAGAaagctaattttttaaattattttatttatcttaaatttaaatcttagataataaatttttaattttaaattctaaattataaatcataaattttaaacttttaaaaaataaaaaaaattaatatttttaaaaaaattaactaatactAATGAACTAAAATGTGATTCCTTACATTTGCTGGTTGATTTAATATGACAGGGGTGTAAGAGCGGTAAGAGGTCTAAGATGGCTGCTACAGACTTATTAGATGCTGTAAGCTAATCATTCTTACTCAATCTCAACTTCAACTCCTATATATATTTTAACACTTGTTTGATCAtagtgaatttttattttgtatctaATTAtaccttaataaaaaataaaaaataaaaaatagttttttgaTATACTTAAAGTCTTAAACATACTTAAATACATTTATATGTCGACACGTTTGACTTTATCAATATTATTATGTGTCCTTAAAATTAGTATGTTGATTTCTCCGTGTCATGTTAGGTTCCTTATACATGTGTTCATAGTATCAatgttataataaaaatatttggtaacaaaaaataataaatttaattttgatgaactaTTAGTGTAAAATAGTTTTATACATACATTTAATTACATAATgttatatcaataaaaataatattttttatattgattgtATGAATGGTCATTTAAAAGAATAGATATAATTGTACgactgtataaaatattttacattattaatgtatcaaaattaaactaaaaataattaataaaaaataattaaaatttatcttatttaatattcattaattattataacaattaataaatattaaataaaataaattttgactattttttttttgtcttcttaATATTATCGATATCATAATATAGCCAATAGATTTGTATATGCaattttacttctttttttttatggaaTTGAACACATAAAGAGTTCAATTGATTGTATAGTATGCCACTATATATCAAGTTTGCTCTCTCATGCATATATAGTAAGGCATATCCTTTTAGGGTTTGTCATCAAAATATATATTCAAACTATATTTAATTTATATGAGTagcaataattattaattattaaatggtGATCTTTATAGATTTTAATTTATGTGTTGCAGGGATTTAGTGGAGTTAAAGATGTGGCTGGTGGTTATGATGATTGGACCCAAAATGGACTTCCAACACAAATATAAAACGTCACAAATGAGTAATTAAGTTTGTTATTATGTTTTATGAGAAATATTAGAGAATCAACCGATTCTATTATTTTTGTTGTAGTTAATCagtaatatttaaaagtatatacTTAAAGTATGTTATTAGAATATTAANNNNNNNNNNNNNNNNNNNNNNNNNNNNNNNNNNNNNNNNNNNNTTTGGGTAATGCTAAAAAGACCAAAAAAACaacagaatttatcttatttagtatttattaattgtcacaacaattaataaatactaaataaagtaaattatgactattttttgctgattttctttggttaccaaatatttatgtatattttatattttaacatatattttaaacGGTCACTACATAATAGGAAACAAAATCAAAACACTTATTCTATACATAACTTCAAACATGTTACCCACAACTCTTACCTTTTCTTTACGCCACCACTTCGATCTTCCACCAAAGGAGTTCAATCCAAATCATCAATatataaacacacacacacattatTTCAACAAAAAATATGTTCAATGTCATATAAACACAAgacaatatatatatacaaaatggGTGCATCGTCACACAAATGGTTGAGAACTATTCGGAGGAAGTTCCTTAGATCATTCAACAAAGACAACATCATCACTACTCTACCTTACACAAGAAGAAACCAACTCGAAGAAAATGATAATGAAGCCACCATAGGAAGCAACAATGAAGAAGAAACCACCACCATAGCTAAGGAAGATCTTGCGGCAATCAAGATCCAAGCTTATTTTAGGGGTCATCTTGTATGTTACATATTACCCATTCACCCTAATAAATCCATGTCACAATCATACAATTATTTCTTGAAAGCTTGCTTAATATTATGTGTGTAtatatagagtttaattttgatgtctGACAGTATAAAACGTTTTATATAATCGTTCAATTATATTGATTTTTATGCGatcaaaataaagtaaaaattaaGTACTTTTACTGACGTGACATTATTATATGATTGGATTTATATATATAACTATTTTTAAgctgcatcaaaattaaattcatacatATATTTATAAACTTCGAAATTATAATGGATGGTGTGTGATATGGTTGAATAATTATTATTGAACAGGCAAGAAGAGCATATGGAGGTCTTAGAAGCATTGTGAAGGTGCAAGCATTGGTGCGTGGTGTTTTTGTGAGGAAACAATCACATATTGCTATGCAATGTATGCATGCAATTCTTCGTTTACAACTTAGGGTTCGTGCAAGGCACCTCCACCTCCATGGAACCTTTCATAATTATTAACAAGGGAAAGTATTATTTTGTTCCTCCTGTTCGGGTAGAATTCTAATTTGGTACCTAATATTTTAAACATTCTATttcaatcttaaaaatttttaaatgtcctattataattttaaaataattctaAACGGATTTAATATTGTCCCACTATTAAACTTGGTACAAATAATTTGCATATTGAAGAACCAATAGCATTTGATTTAGTATATAAGTAAAATTGATCTACCAACGATtactaatataattttttttttattttgaagtgTTGATGATTGATTGTTAGGATTTGGAATTTTgtacaaaaaaaattgaagaaaaaaagtgttacaaaaaattttttgttatgtttttctaatacataaaaaaaatataacttaaCTAGTAACGTTATTAATATTTACATTACTGTTaactattattattaaatttaatgGTAGAACTACATTAAacgtatttaaaaatttttgagacTGAATATAAgatttaaaaagttaaaaactaaattaagatTTGACCCATATTGAGgactaaaataatactttattcGATTAATAATTAATGCGACTTTGTGTTTGgtttctaatttatttaatttatggtTGAATGATTTTAAAGTAGAtgagaaatattatttgtacaatgAATATTATTATGCATATATTCATGAATGTGTTATAATTTGTGCCAAATGATTTTGTATTTTATACATATGCATACTAATTCCCAATACTCAATCAAGGATACAAATTGATATGATGAAGTTGCTGAAAATTTTGGATTTCATATGTAAGCCTACTAATTCCCAATACTCAATCAAGGTATTAcaatatttatcttttattattatttagaaATATGGTTTAatgaaattaattattttctcttAATATGTTAGTGTTTCCATCAATTCTCATCTtagatataaaaaattttaatttgaaccaATTACTttatcaaatattatttttggactttaattCTTAAAAtgcgatttttttttttgtatttaagcAAATTCGTCGGATCCGGTGAATTCTATAAAAATTGGCAAGTTTGCCTAATCCTTGACGAACTCTATAAATTTGCCTAACCTCCAGCGAATTCCACTCAAGTTTTTTCAAAAATCCACTTTTAATTCATATCATTGTTTAGAAAATAGTATATAGATCTACAAACAGTacataaaaatacataaataacaagcatgactttttcaaaaaaaaattaattataaattaaaaaaagccatatttaacaaaatttatcttttctaaaaatacaaaaaaaaagagagaaagagtaaTGGCTAATGGACTTTCAATGTTTCTTACTTTCTTAGCTATGGAAGCTCAATTGTACCTAAAGCACAAAAGAAGGGTTAATAGTCATCTAAAGTTTTTGAATTTCTCAACTCTCACACCCTCTGTATTCTGAAATTCGTACAAATTCGTTTCATTTTTGCTTCTCTTCGTACGCACTCCACTCAACCCTAAGCCCACTTTTTCTCCACCCTCTGCCGCCGTGACTGCGTCTGTTTTCACCGCCGCCGCCGCCTGAAGCTCTGCTCTGTTCAACTGGAGCTATAATTCAGGTTTCCCCTCTCAACATTTGCTTCATTTCTTACTTGATTTTTGTTTACTAAGTAGATGTTATGAAAAGAAAAATCATATTTTTACTTGTCAACGCAGAGTTAATAGTGTGATTTGTGTTTGGAAGTTGATTTAGTGTTTGATCAATGAGTTCCTGGATTTGTCAATTGCATAGGATTTTTCAATTAAGAACTTaaagcaattaaaaaaaaatggtgGAAAGAAGCTgtgatatttttctgtattcaatagattatttttcttgtttatcttgaaaattgaaattaatctGTTTTCTCTGTTAATATGTGCTGCAATTTGTAGTTTCTCAGGGGTATTTCTGCTATAGTAACTTGATCATTAACATGGATTTGTGCTTTGTTGAATGTCATAATAGATATTGCTTTCTCAAATTTTGCAGGTACAACTTGAAGCTTAGTTTGGTTAGAGGTATAGCTTGATGGCTCAGATTGAAATAAAATCTGGTGCATTGGTTACTTTGCAAGAGCTAAACCATTCGTCGCCATTTTTCAAGCAAGGAGCGTCGCTCAGAGTAACCGGAAAGTGAGTGGTGCAACTCTAATTGTACTTCTTGTGGGAATTTTCACCATAGTAATGACAGGAAATATTTCAGATGATGTTAAAATTCCATGCCATTTGAGTTTTGCCATAGTTTCATTGATCCTGGATCTCTTGTTCCTAAAACTATTTTGCCTTGGTTATTTGTGTAGCATCAAATTTGAGGATGTGAGTAATGTAGCATTATTTTTGGATTAATAAAAAATTGATGTATGATTAAcattttgtatatactttaaaatCTCACCACCGGCAATGATGGTAGCAAATAATCGTTCGTTAACATATTTTAAGCTTCCTACAGGTTGCAGGAATACACATTAGAGACAGCCTTAGCAACAATCGTTGATGGTAGTGATTTCTTGAAAGTTAATACCGAACATCTGAGGGATCTTACCTTCAAAGTTGGTTCTATCTACCAATTCATTGGTGAGCTTCAAATCCGATCCGAGAATAATGAGGTATGCTCTTCTTAAAAATGGATCAGCACATTGAACACATTCACCATAGAATGCGCGATTGAGAATGTTGTTCTTTGTTTCTTGGTGCAGGGAGTTTTGCAGGCTCGTGTCGGTAGAAACGTTGATGGGATCGATCTCAATCTTTATCATCAGTCACTGCTGCTTCTAAGACAGTTTCAGGCCAACCATCTCAACAATCCAGCAAGTTAACTTTCGTAGGATATTTGCTGGCACAAACTGTCATAAATCACTAATTTAAATGTAACTTTTTTTCCCTCTTAAAATGATGTAAGGTTGTTCCTTGGAATATATTCATGTCAATATTTTTGTCACTTTGAGATACTTATGTAAGAGCATTTCTATGTGATTTCAAGAGAATGGTATGAACATTATATATTGCTCATCATGTGAACAGAAATTTTCACAAGGTTCATTACTTTTGGTTGCTCAATGGCACATGCTGCACATCAGATCAAAGGGTGTTTTAACCTTCAAATGGGAAAAAATTTCAAGTTATCAACAAAgtgaattaatattttttttaaaaaataattggaAATAATTATGACCAACCTCAATCGTTACTGAAAGTCTGAAAGNNNNCTATTTTCATGGCTTGATTTTGTTGACAAACCTCTTGCTTTCTCAAATGGTGTAGCATATATACATTATTCTCTTTTGAAGACATAGCAAAGAAATGCATGGCGTGTCTCGTAGAGTTCAACAATTTTTGGTCCCAAAACCTCACAAAAAAGAATCTTTCTCTTACACAGACCTCTTGAACCTTTGTAAAACCACCAATTGCATAAAACAGACGCATGCGCAGATTGTTGTTAATGGCCACGAACAAAACCCATTTGTCACAACTAAGCTAGTAGACAGGTATACCCAATTAAGCTCCAACCTTGAATATGCACGCAAGGTGTTTGACACTTTGTCCGAAAGAGATGTTTTCTGTTGGAACGTGCTCATCAAGGGATATGCCAACATGGGTCCTTTTGTTGAGGCCATAAAGGTTTATGATGAGATGCACACGAGTGGCACCACCCCGAATCGCTATACTTATCCTTTTGCACTCAAGGCATGTGCTGCTGAGAGGGATTTCCATAAGGGTAGAGTGATTCATGGGCATGTTGTGAAGTGTGGGTTGGACTTGGACTTGTTCGTTGCCAATGGCCTCATTGCGTTTTATGCGAAGTGTCAGGAAGTTGAAGTGTCTAGAAGAGTGTTTGATAAGATGCCTCAACGCGACATTGTTAGTTGGAATTCAATGATCTCAGGGTATGCCACAAATGGATATGTGGATGATGCAATCTTGCTGTTCTATGACATGTTGAGGGATGGTGATATCAGTGCTCCAGATAATGCCACCTTTGTGACTATTCTCCCTGCATTTGCTCAGGCTGCGGATGTTCAAGCCGGATATTGGATTCATTCTTATATTGTCAAGATAGGGATGAATCTTGATGCTGCTATAGCTAGTGGTCTTATATCATTGTACTCGAATTGTGGCTACATTCGCATGGCAAGAGCAATCTTTGACCGGGTTTCTGATAGAAATGTCATTGTGTGGAATGCTATAATTAGATGCTATGGAATGCATGGTCTTGCGGAGGAAGCACTCAGCATGTTTCAGCAATTAGTTGAGTCAAGCGTGAAGCCGGATGGTGTTTTATTTTTGTGCTTGTTATCTGCTTGCAGTCATGCAGGTTTGCTCGAACAAGGCTGGCACCTTTTTCAGTCCATGGAAACCTATGGTGTCAAGAAAAGCGAGGCGCATTATGCTTGCATTGTGGATCTATTAGGCAGAGCTGGGGATTTGAATAAAGCATTGGAGATTATCCAAACTATGCCTATTCAACCGGGGAAGAATGTTTACGGTGCCTTACTCGGTGCTTCTAGAATACACAAAAACATGGAGCTTGCTGAATTTGCCGCAGAGAAATTGTTAGTTTTGGACCCCAACAATGCGGGGCGCTATGTGATTCTAGCACAGATGTATGAAGATGCAGGAAGATGGGAGGATGCAGCTAGAGTGAGGAAAGTAATCAAGGAGAAAGAAATCAAGAAGCCAATTGGGTATAGTTCTGTGGAGCTTGAATCAGGTCACCAAAAATTTGGGGTAAATGATGAAACACACGCATTTACAACACAAATATTTGAAACTCTGCTAAGTTTAGATAGGATCATGGGGAAAGAAGCTAGCATTCATTGGGATTCCATTTTAGTGGAAAACAGTGTATGCTAGCACTTTTATGTGATTCTTTTCCAAGCTGATTACTGGAATAATTTACAAAATAACAACAATTTACATGCCTAGCTTTAACATTTTTATGAATGTTAGTTTTATAGTTGAGCTTTTGTTCTCAGATCTCACATGAAAGTTTTAGTTGAAGCTTATATTTGCTTGATCAAGTGCATATCACTTAGTTACAAAAGTCCAAACCAAAACTTGCTTGAAAGTTAAGGCTGCAATAAACAACTAAAAACACTTTAAagatgaaattctgcaactcaaAGTGATTCAACTAAACCTCTGAATCAAGCCCCTATAATGTTTTTCAAACCAAATTCCACTCTACAGACCTATAAAATTATACTAAACAAGTATcaacattttctttttcaataaactTTGCATCTGGCAATCAGAAATATCATAAAAACCCATGATAGCATTTAACTTCAAGGATAATTGTAATAAAgttgacacacacacacacacacacacacacatatatatatattaacaccTTTTAGTAATTGTAACATCAAAATCACTCAGTGACCCTCTACCACTTTTAAACTTCTTCATGGCACCCAATGATGGTGCTGCTATTACCTGTGAATTTTCTTGTGCCTTCTCTTCTAACACAAACCCTTTATTCCCACCACTTTGCTTTTGACCCTTGAAGATCCAAAGAAGAACCTTGCCCTTCTTTTCTTCACATGGAACATCATCATTCCTTTTGGTTATAATAGTCTCTTCAACCCTTTTCTGTTTGAGGGCcattctcttcttcttgcacttaaCTTCTCCCATGCATGATACCTTAGGAGATGATGGTTCATTATTTGACCTAAAGCTTGCACTCCTATGCTTTCTTCTAACTTCCTTTGGAACTATTGAAACCTTGAATCCATGGTGTGATCTACAACCCCTTTTGGATACACTATTGTTGGGACTCATTGTTGGATTTTGAAGGGCCATTGAAGCTACTACAGGTTGTGTAAGAAAAAACTTGAACAACTTGTTCTTCAATTTGGAAATTTTCTCCATCATCATGAAGAGTGGCTACAGAATTTTGACACTAACACAGATTAATAAGGCATGTATATAGAGAATTTTTGGAGTAATTGAAAGTgatatttgaatttttgaatatttGCTAATTAGAAACTGAATAGGGATGGATTATTAAGAAATAATTTGGTTGACATTAATCAAGGGATGGTGGCGTACTATATAGATTTATTGGGAATTTTCAAAGAGTTGGGAAGAACAGAGAAGGAGCACATGCATCAGGAAAAGATAAAGAAGTATATATATCATTGAATTTTTTTTCCCTAAAGGATTGATTTTGATTTGTAAATGGAATTATTTGCTTTAAATGTTACAAATTAAAAGTTCATTTGACTTTCAATATCTTATTTATCTTGAGTATTTATTGAAATTCAATTCGAATTTGATTTGAGTCTATGGAATTTAATTACGTTTTAATGTTTGTTATAAATAATTTGACTATAATTTTAAAATCGTGATCTCGTAATTTTATCATAGGACTATATTACGTGTATatcaaaatcagtcactaaaatcagttatcaatataaaatacatattagaatataaatatatattaaaagtaaattaaactacacatatatttatatataaatacattagtaactgattttagtatacGAATAAATTTCTCACAAAATGAAATAGATTTTTTAACAAATAGATCGTattatcttaaaataaaaatgttaaaaacTGAAATGTCTTTTTTTTAGACAAGGGAGCTTTGTCTATTGTAAAAATGGACAAGGTTAGGTTGGATCTTTATACTCTataaatcaatttaatttttttaatctaataatttaaaaatatattttaacctatatttttaaatattgatagctaattaatagttaaaaataatatattctggtaacaattaaaaaacaaaaatactattcGTATTATcgtatatcaaaattaattattaaaatcagctatcaatgtatttatatataaatacatatatagttTAATTCATTTTTAAGGAATGCTAGGGGATCAGTAAGTTTCGTAATTTATGGCCATCAATTAACcatcattagtatttttaatgatgtagaattacatctaatggtatagaatttcagGGAATGGATCCTCTCTAGTGGAAAAAAAAACTGGATCCTCTCTAGTTTCTCCAGTGTAGGATCTCACCCTTTAttgttctctctcttctatttaattttggtcccacttataaaattaaaggtgaaagatcacactttattctctcaaatgttaaaaaaaaatagagaggatccatttccgtAAAATTACTCACtttcttttttataattaaatgctgaccaaattttaataaaaatactaaNNNNNNNNNNNNNNNNGGTGTCTCAATTATAGCAATTTAGTAGAGGCTTTTCTCTTGAACTTGGTATAATAGTGACAGTAACATAGTAACACGTACCAAAAAGAATAACAATCTGACAAGTAATCACTCATCATTATTCATCAATAATCATACCACCCCCAGAGTCAGAGAAACCCAAGGATGAAAGCACACAGAATCACATTCTCATcaaaatctctctctctctcagtcACATTGTCAACGAAAATCATTTGAAAATTCTCCACCTTCCCTCTACTTTCTCATCTTTCTCTCTCTACATACAAATATAAAACACCACGCGCCTTCATTTCCAGATCTTACATACTTCTCAGCTCTCTctctcaataataataatggcgaAGCCAAGGTACTCGAGGTTTCAGCCTGCTCGCAAAACGACGTCGTCCTCCTCCATGATCCTCACCTCACTCCTCATCTTCacattccttgttttgatcctTCTGGCGCTCGGAATCCTCTCCATTCCAACCGCCTCAAACCACCACGTTTCAAAACCCAACGACCTCACTCACATCGCTCATAACACTCTCCACACGTACGTAATCATCATAGCTAGCTACCGCTCCTTCCAATTCATCTTCATCGTTTCGTTTTCAAACTTGTTCGCTTTCTCTGTTTTCTGTTCTGATTGCAGAGGCGAAGACGACGATGGCAATGGAGAACACTGGATTGAAGTAGTTTCTTGGGAGCCTCGTGCTTTTATCTATCATAATTTTC contains the following coding sequences:
- the LOC107632439 gene encoding uncharacterized protein LOC107632439 isoform X1 — translated: MRIWRVEKFQLRWPLASRMAFFKPDIAIWMSGPLKSSVQVTLQVPLTSLTFTKLEKGCKSGKRSKMAATDLLDAGFSGVKDVAGGYDDWTQNGLPTQI
- the LOC107632439 gene encoding thiosulfate sulfurtransferase 16, chloroplastic-like isoform X2, whose amino-acid sequence is MTKNADFIEQVSSQFSKHDKIVVGCKSGKRSKMAATDLLDAGFSGVKDVAGGYDDWTQNGLPTQI
- the LOC107634155 gene encoding protein IQ-DOMAIN 31, with the protein product MSYKHKTIYIYKMGASSHKWLRTIRRKFLRSFNKDNIITTLPYTRRNQLEENDNEATIGSNNEEETTTIAKEDLAAIKIQAYFRGHLARRAYGGLRSIVKVQALVRGVFVRKQSHIAMQCMHAILRLQLRVRARHLHLHGTFHNY
- the LOC107634154 gene encoding CST complex subunit TEN1 produces the protein MAQIEIKSGALVTLQELNHSSPFFKQGASLRVTGKLQEYTLETALATIVDGSDFLKVNTEHLRDLTFKVGSIYQFIGELQIRSENNEGVLQARVGRNVDGIDLNLYHQSLLLLRQFQANHLNNPAS
- the LOC107629471 gene encoding pentatricopeptide repeat-containing protein At3g46790, chloroplastic-like, coding for MHGVSRRVQQFLVPKPHKKESFSYTDLLNLCKTTNCIKQTHAQIVVNGHEQNPFVTTKLVDRYTQLSSNLEYARKVFDTLSERDVFCWNVLIKGYANMGPFVEAIKVYDEMHTSGTTPNRYTYPFALKACAAERDFHKGRVIHGHVVKCGLDLDLFVANGLIAFYAKCQEVEVSRRVFDKMPQRDIVSWNSMISGYATNGYVDDAILLFYDMLRDGDISAPDNATFVTILPAFAQAADVQAGYWIHSYIVKIGMNLDAAIASGLISLYSNCGYIRMARAIFDRVSDRNVIVWNAIIRCYGMHGLAEEALSMFQQLVESSVKPDGVLFLCLLSACSHAGLLEQGWHLFQSMETYGVKKSEAHYACIVDLLGRAGDLNKALEIIQTMPIQPGKNVYGALLGASRIHKNMELAEFAAEKLLVLDPNNAGRYVILAQMYEDAGRWEDAARVRKVIKEKEIKKPIGYSSVELESGHQKFGVNDETHAFTTQIFETLLSLDRIMGKEASIHWDSILVENSVC
- the LOC107629470 gene encoding uncharacterized protein At1g76070, translated to MMMEKISKLKNKLFKFFLTQPVVASMALQNPTMSPNNSVSKRGCRSHHGFKVSIVPKEVRRKHRSASFRSNNEPSSPKVSCMGEVKCKKKRMALKQKRVEETIITKRNDDVPCEEKKGKVLLWIFKGQKQSGGNKGFVLEEKAQENSQVIAAPSLGAMKKFKSGRGSLSDFDVTITKRC